In Amia ocellicauda isolate fAmiCal2 chromosome 5, fAmiCal2.hap1, whole genome shotgun sequence, a genomic segment contains:
- the tspo gene encoding translocator protein, which produces MWAHALGFSALPHLGGFVGWLYTRRAVPTWYETLKKPSWRPPNHAFPIVWTTLYTSMGYGSYLVWRELGGFTEEAKLPLGLYAAQLALNWAWTPIFFGAHKIKLALAELVLLTGTVGATLVTWYPVNRAAALLMVPYLLWLCLATSLNYCICRDNDEDDKEE; this is translated from the exons ATGTGGGCCCATGCTCTGGGGTTCAGTGCGCTGCCCCACCTGGGGGGCTTCGTGGGCTGGCTGTACACACGCCGAGCGGTACCCACCTGGTACGAGACGCTGAAGAAGCCGTCCTGGCGCCCCCCCAATCACGCCTTCCCCATTGTGTGGACAACACTGTACACCAGCATGGG GTACGGCTCATACCTGGTGTGGCGAGAACTGGGGGGCTTCACCGAGGAGGCCAAGCTGCCGCTGGGGCTGTACGCCGCACAGCTGGCGCTCAACTGGGCCTGGACGCCCATCTTCTTCGGAGCTCACAAGATAAAGCTG GCCCTGGCGGAGCTGGTGCTGCTGACGGGCACAGTGGGCGCCACGCTGGTGACCTGGTACCCGGTGAACCGTGCGGCCGCCCTGCTCATGGTGCCCTACCTGCTGTGGCTGTGCCTGGCCACCAGCCTCAACTACTGCATCTGCAGGGACAACGATGAGGACGACAAGGAGGAGTAG